The Coleofasciculaceae cyanobacterium genome has a segment encoding these proteins:
- a CDS encoding glycosyltransferase: protein MKITVIIPTYRRAVDLNRCLTGFKKQVRPADEILVAVRDTDSSTCEFLKTFDSQSLPLKILTVKVTGVVAAMNVGLDSATGDIVSFIDDDAVPHVDWLAKIEAYFLADEEIGGVGGRDRIYQDNRLVEGREPVVGKLRWFGRMIPYHHIGVGPKREVDILKGVNMSYRRTAIGDRHFDKRMKGTGAQVHFEVAFCLSLKRAGWKLIYDPQILVAHYLAQRFDEDQRQQVNPIAYSNSVHNQTLAILEHFLPPQRIIFALWSIFVGTRGAYGIGQLFRFLPTEGTLAWKKWLLSMQGRRQGWLTWQESNRLKSNSTTLSKEIMR, encoded by the coding sequence GTGAAAATAACTGTCATCATCCCTACTTATCGTCGTGCAGTAGATTTAAATCGCTGTTTGACAGGATTCAAAAAACAAGTGCGACCTGCCGATGAAATATTGGTAGCTGTTCGAGATACCGATAGCTCGACTTGCGAATTTCTGAAGACTTTTGATTCACAATCCCTACCTCTAAAGATTTTAACGGTCAAAGTGACTGGGGTAGTTGCTGCCATGAATGTAGGTCTAGATTCTGCTACGGGTGATATTGTTAGCTTTATTGATGATGATGCCGTACCTCATGTCGATTGGTTGGCTAAAATAGAGGCTTATTTTTTGGCTGATGAGGAAATAGGTGGGGTAGGCGGTCGCGATCGCATATATCAAGACAATCGGTTAGTAGAAGGTAGAGAACCAGTTGTAGGAAAGCTGCGTTGGTTTGGCAGAATGATTCCATACCATCATATAGGAGTAGGACCCAAGCGTGAAGTCGACATTCTCAAAGGAGTCAACATGAGCTATCGACGCACAGCGATCGGCGATCGACATTTCGATAAACGGATGAAGGGGACTGGAGCGCAGGTACATTTTGAAGTGGCTTTTTGTCTGAGTCTTAAACGTGCTGGCTGGAAATTAATTTACGATCCTCAAATTCTGGTCGCTCACTATTTAGCACAGCGTTTTGATGAAGACCAGCGCCAGCAAGTTAATCCCATTGCATACTCCAATAGCGTACACAATCAAACTCTAGCGATACTAGAACACTTTTTACCCCCCCAAAGAATCATATTTGCTCTGTGGTCAATTTTTGTCGGCACAAGAGGAGCTTATGGGATAGGTCAACTATTTCGATTTTTACCTACAGAAGGTACATTAGCCTGGAAAAAATGGTTACTTTCAATGCAAGGTCGCAGACAAGGATGGTTAACTTGGCAGGAAAGTAATCGCTTAAAATCCAACTCTACTACCTTGAGTAAGGAGATAATGCGGTGA